In Dyadobacter subterraneus, a single genomic region encodes these proteins:
- a CDS encoding alpha/beta hydrolase family protein — protein sequence MMKKNILILLGLLIGQAGFAQEKSKASLEDQVSKMAKQIEAMQHDFDQITKGIDDLDWHNKLADVAFVDKVIITGPPPAVIKNPTGQGAKNPVRFSAYVFIPAKIDVNKKYPLLVLPHGGVHSNFTSTYAHIIRELIAQEYVVVAADYRGSTGYGAGFYRQIDYGGLEVEDVKSSRDYMIQNYDFLDKNRVGILGWSHGGMITLLNIFNHPEDYAVAYAGVPVSDLVARMGYKSQSYRDAYSADYHIGKSADENVAEYRKRSPAWNAEKLKTPLLVHTNTNDEDVNSLEVEHLIKSLKAEGKKFEYEIYKDIPGGHTFDRIDNYGAKEIRFKVYNFLAGYLKPNKKFKDVKELIQSSYFPPKKG from the coding sequence ATGATGAAAAAAAATATTCTAATTCTGCTTGGCCTTTTGATCGGTCAGGCAGGATTTGCTCAGGAAAAATCCAAGGCTTCACTTGAAGACCAGGTTAGTAAAATGGCAAAGCAAATTGAAGCCATGCAGCATGATTTCGATCAGATTACCAAGGGAATCGATGATCTGGATTGGCATAATAAACTTGCAGATGTTGCCTTTGTCGATAAAGTAATTATCACCGGTCCGCCACCTGCCGTTATCAAAAATCCAACGGGACAAGGCGCGAAAAATCCGGTTCGGTTTTCGGCTTATGTTTTCATTCCTGCGAAAATCGATGTCAATAAAAAGTATCCTTTGCTTGTGCTTCCGCATGGCGGCGTGCATAGCAATTTCACTTCAACTTATGCCCATATTATCCGCGAATTGATCGCGCAGGAATATGTTGTGGTTGCAGCAGATTATCGTGGAAGTACAGGGTATGGCGCAGGCTTTTATCGCCAGATTGATTATGGCGGTTTGGAAGTGGAAGATGTTAAAAGCAGTCGTGATTATATGATTCAGAACTATGATTTCCTTGACAAAAACCGGGTCGGAATTCTGGGTTGGAGCCATGGCGGGATGATCACACTTTTGAATATTTTCAATCATCCGGAAGATTACGCAGTTGCTTACGCAGGTGTACCGGTAAGCGATCTGGTTGCACGAATGGGTTATAAATCACAAAGTTATCGTGACGCTTATTCAGCCGATTATCATATTGGGAAATCTGCTGATGAAAATGTTGCTGAGTATCGCAAACGCTCTCCGGCCTGGAATGCAGAAAAATTAAAAACCCCGCTTTTGGTTCATACCAATACAAATGATGAGGATGTTAATTCTCTGGAAGTGGAGCATCTGATCAAATCGCTGAAAGCCGAAGGGAAGAAATTTGAATACGAGATTTACAAAGACATCCCCGGCGGCCATACTTTTGATCGTATAGACAACTACGGTGCAAAGGAAATTCGCTTCAAGGTTTACAATTTTCTGGCCGGTTATCTCAAACCGAATAAGAAATTTAAGGATGTAAAAGAGCTGATTCAATCCAGTTATTTTCCTCCGAAAAAGGGTTGA
- a CDS encoding serine hydrolase domain-containing protein, with the protein MIGLKRIVFGITVGAFFLASPDIINAQPGRFKHENSEDKYVLNYLQRVADESGAPGVSASVAINGKMVFSGGVGYADLDNRVLQNGKTVHNIGSVSKAVAVIAIMQLEEKGLLSLDDEIQKFLPYFPKKQKPITIKHILTHTSGIRHYAAKDNDNFGLKRMRHYDNFEEATTIFRDDSLLFNPGAYFSYSSYASNLMHGIVEKITGISFEEYMKRNIWQPAGMLATWFDIPSRVIPNRGKGYVRDKSGVIVNPDYEDTSYKYAGGGIIASSEDMVKLCIALNDGVLLKPATIAKMYTPYFEKNQKAIHPSKAAGIIPSWQGLIWFVGKDLAGRNWYGHSGTVKGTRCFIMNYPAEGLVVAIQANIGSIKIDEYAFQLAQMYLKEDVKIEKKK; encoded by the coding sequence ATGATTGGTTTAAAGAGAATAGTTTTTGGTATAACGGTTGGGGCCTTTTTTTTAGCATCTCCCGATATCATAAATGCACAGCCAGGAAGATTCAAACATGAAAATTCTGAGGACAAATATGTACTGAATTACTTGCAACGTGTTGCGGATGAAAGTGGAGCGCCGGGTGTTTCTGCTTCCGTGGCGATAAACGGGAAAATGGTTTTTTCAGGTGGCGTTGGTTATGCGGATCTGGATAATAGGGTTTTGCAAAATGGGAAAACGGTGCATAACATCGGTTCTGTTTCAAAGGCTGTGGCAGTGATTGCAATCATGCAATTGGAAGAAAAAGGATTGTTGAGTTTGGATGATGAAATTCAGAAATTCCTTCCTTATTTTCCCAAAAAGCAGAAACCGATTACAATCAAACATATTCTGACCCATACATCCGGAATCAGACATTATGCTGCCAAAGACAATGATAATTTCGGTTTGAAACGAATGAGGCATTATGATAATTTCGAAGAGGCAACTACCATTTTTCGTGACGATTCTCTTCTTTTTAATCCTGGTGCATATTTTTCATATTCCTCTTACGCGAGCAATCTGATGCACGGCATTGTTGAAAAAATAACCGGAATCAGCTTTGAGGAATACATGAAACGGAACATCTGGCAACCTGCCGGTATGTTAGCGACCTGGTTTGATATTCCTTCTCGTGTGATTCCAAATCGTGGAAAAGGTTATGTGCGCGATAAAAGTGGAGTAATCGTTAATCCGGATTATGAAGATACGAGCTACAAATATGCTGGCGGCGGAATCATCGCTTCTTCGGAAGATATGGTTAAACTGTGTATTGCGCTGAACGATGGAGTTTTACTAAAACCTGCTACGATAGCCAAAATGTACACGCCTTATTTTGAAAAAAATCAAAAGGCAATCCATCCATCAAAAGCGGCCGGAATAATTCCGTCCTGGCAGGGACTAATCTGGTTTGTTGGAAAAGACCTGGCCGGAAGAAACTGGTATGGACATAGCGGAACGGTGAAGGGTACGCGTTGCTTCATTATGAATTATCCGGCAGAAGGTTTGGTTGTTGCCATCCAGGCAAATATTGGAAGTATTAAAATCGATGAATATGCATTCCAGTTAGCTCAGATGTATTTGAAGGAAGATGTGAAAATCGAGAAAAAGAAATAG
- a CDS encoding RNA polymerase sigma factor, with protein MYFKNESVILKKVSEGDEKAFSEIYARFKPDLYRLVYKILKSSDLANDTCQEVFIKIWEDRHKLTEVHSFKNYLLVAGKNHSLNVLKKVVSEEKRLSGFVQNYSDAHNGSEDKVQSDEYQSFLQTILATLTPQSKKVFQLCRQQGLSYDEAAENMGVSKNLIKKHMVRSMKIMRLAVERDLGIAFGFYLSTFFDFAEMDLLIFA; from the coding sequence ATGTATTTTAAAAACGAGTCTGTTATTTTAAAAAAAGTGTCCGAAGGGGACGAAAAGGCTTTCTCAGAAATATATGCGCGCTTCAAACCTGATCTGTATCGTCTGGTTTATAAAATACTGAAATCCTCTGATCTGGCGAACGATACTTGCCAGGAGGTATTTATTAAAATCTGGGAGGATAGGCATAAACTTACCGAAGTTCACTCGTTCAAAAATTATCTGCTGGTTGCAGGTAAGAATCATAGCCTGAACGTACTTAAAAAGGTTGTGTCAGAAGAAAAAAGGCTTTCAGGTTTTGTTCAGAATTACAGTGACGCACATAACGGGAGTGAAGACAAAGTACAGTCGGATGAGTACCAGAGTTTTCTTCAAACCATACTTGCAACGTTAACACCACAAAGCAAAAAAGTTTTTCAGCTTTGCCGTCAGCAAGGTTTGTCTTATGACGAAGCAGCCGAAAATATGGGCGTTTCAAAAAATCTCATAAAAAAACACATGGTGCGGTCGATGAAAATTATGCGACTTGCCGTGGAAAGAGATTTAGGAATTGCGTTTGGTTTTTATCTGTCTACTTTTTTCGATTTTGCTGAAATGGACCTCCTTATTTTTGCCTGA
- a CDS encoding GNAT family N-acetyltransferase: protein MLIEQCTNHHLSRLAEIFNDYRIHFGQESDLVGSNAFLEERLLKNQAVVFVAIDEESDEYMGFTLLYPMYTSLKIKSTWTLNDMFIAEKYRKFGVASKLLEKVKEFGSETDAQWISLKTGIENLKAQALYEKFGFVKDEGHFYYYLQ from the coding sequence ATGCTGATTGAACAATGCACAAATCATCATTTATCACGCCTAGCTGAAATATTTAATGATTACAGAATTCACTTTGGGCAAGAGTCTGACTTAGTTGGATCCAACGCATTTCTTGAAGAAAGATTATTGAAAAATCAGGCCGTGGTATTTGTAGCAATTGATGAAGAAAGTGATGAATACATGGGATTCACGCTGCTTTACCCAATGTATACTTCATTAAAAATAAAATCAACATGGACGTTGAATGACATGTTCATTGCCGAAAAATACAGGAAATTTGGAGTCGCCAGTAAATTGCTTGAAAAAGTTAAAGAATTTGGTAGTGAAACGGATGCTCAGTGGATTTCGCTAAAAACCGGCATTGAGAATTTAAAAGCACAGGCGCTTTATGAAAAATTCGGTTTTGTAAAAGATGAAGGACATTTTTACTATTACCTTCAATAA